In the genome of Candidatus Pristimantibacillus lignocellulolyticus, the window AACCAGCTTCATCAAGAAGACGAGCTGCGATACGACCAGCATTACCGAAACCTTGAATAGCAACTGTAGCTTCACTAGCAGTTTTACCCATATCTTCAAGTGATGCAAGAATTGTATATACACAACCTTGAGCAGTTGCTTCATTACGACCTTTAGAACCACCAAGAATAAGCGGTTTACCAGTAATTACACCAGGAGAGTTTACACCAGCAAGTTTGCTGTAAGTATCCATCATCCAACCCATAGTTTGAGCATTAGTGTATACGTCTGGAGCAGGAATATCTTTTTGAGGACCAACGAAAGCAGCAATTGCTTCCATGAAACCACGGCTAATTCTTTCTAGTTCACCTTTACTATGCTCACGTGGGTTACAAATAACTCCACCTTTACCACCACCGTAAGGAAGGCCAACTACACCACACTTAAAGCTCATCCACATGGATAGTGCTTTTACTTCGTCCAATGTCACATCTGGATGGAAGCGAATTCCACCTTTAGTAGGACCAATTGCATCATTATGTTGTGAACGGTATCCTTCAAACACACGTACAGAACCATCATCCATTTTAATTGGGAAGTTAACTGTAAGAACACGCATAGGACGTTTCAATACATCCGAAATATGCTCCGGCAAATTAAGTAGTGCTGCTGCTGCATCAACTTGTTGTTGTGCAATCTCATATGGATTTAGAGTTTCTTGAATAACTGATACTGTCATAATAGATCTGCCCCTTATAAGTGAATTCGACCACCTGTTTGTGTCGTTTGTTACATCATACTCCTATATTTATATTTTGGGAAGAATAATGTGTGCATATAGTGCAAACTTTTTTGGTAATATTACATTGTAAACTAATATAACATTATGGTGTAATATAAGTTTATGATTAAGAATAGATTATGTAACATTTTGAATGTATTTACCATTATTTAATAGCATATTACATTAAAACCACTTACATCACCTAATCTGTGACAGGTATTTATAAGTTTAATTATCAACTATCGTTAGTTTTTTCATTAACGGACTAGCATTTCCGATAAACCTATCGATACTTTATATGTAATAGTACTGTTTACATCTCGACTTACGATCATATCGTTCACAATTCGTTCATATTTAATAGCTTAGAAAAAGCACTGTACAAAAAGTGCAAACTTCTAAATTTTATTATTTTCCCATTAAAAAAGAGTGCTTCCCTTATTAGCGGTTAACTAATGTTGGAAAAGCACTCTTTTCAAATTTGCATTTTTCTACATTATAAAGATATTCAAAACAGTTGCTTGTCAGCGCTAAGAAGATGCCATGAAGCTAGGAAAGTGAAGCGCGTAACGTACGTTATTGGTACTTGAGCACTTACAATGTTTCTATAAGAAACATACTTCGAAAGCTTTTGCTTAACGACCGATGAATGGCAGCTTCGACGTCGAATCCACTACGAAGTCAATCATCGCGATCACAAGTGAGTGTTTTGAACTACCTTTTCCAATAAAGGTTCAAAACAGTTGCTTGTCAGCGCCGAGAAGATGCCATGAAGCTAGGAAAGTGAAGCGCGCAACGTACGTTATTGGTACGTGAGCACTGGATCGACCGATGAATGGCAGCTTCGACGTCGAGTCCACTACGAAGTCAATCATCGCGATCACAAGTGACTGTTTTGAACTACCTCTCTACTTGCGATGCATTTTGAACTCCAGGAACAGCTCATTATAATGGCTCAACATTCTCGGTCCAAGATTCTCATACACTTCCAAGCGGGAAGTCAGTTCTTCATCGGGATAGAAGCGCTCATCACTTGAAATCTCCTCGTCTAGTAACTCCAGTGCAGCATCATTTGGCGTAGAGTATCCTACATAATCTGTATTTTGCGCCGCTACTTCTGGATCAAGCATGAAGTTGATGAATTGATGTGCACCTTCAATATTACGGGCAGTTGAAGGAATAACGATGTTATCAAACCAAAGGTTAGAACCCTCACTAGGAACGATATAATCGAGTTTTTCATTTTCATCCATAATCTCCCTGGCATCACCAGACCATACTAATGCAGCAGCAGCTTCTTCATTAGCCATTAGCATCTTGATCTCATCACCAACAATCGCTTTTACATTAGGCGTAAGTTGAGATAGCTTCTTAAGCGCTTCTTGTAAATGTTCTTCATTCGTGTCATTCAAAGAATAACCTAACGAATTCAACCCCATGCCAATAACTTCACGTGCGCCATCAAGCAGAAATACTTTATTGTCTAACTGCTCGTTCCACAAGTCATCCCAACTTTCGAACGTTAGATCACCTACAAGTTCTGGATTATAGACGACACCTACAGTTCCCCAGAAGTAAGGAATGGAATATTCATTGTTAGGATCAAAGGAAAGATCAAGAAAATTAGGGTCTATATTTTTCAAATTAGGTAGCTGATTATGATCAATTGGCAGTAATAATCCTTCTGCCTTCATCTTATCTAGCGCATATTCCGACGGGATACTTATATCAAACGTTGTACCACCTTGCTTAATCTTCGTCATCATCGCTTCATTCGAATCAAACGTTTGGTAGATGACTTTAATACCTGTTTCAGATTCAAAACGTTCAATCAACTCAGGATCAATGTAATCTCCCCAATTATAAATCGTTAACGTGTTATTTCCAGAGTAACCTTCACTCCTATTCATGTAATTAACGAGATAGATTAAGGCGAAGCAGACAACAAACACGAGAATGAACATTCTTGATATTTGTTTCATTGTTTAGCCCCCTTATCTTCTAAACGGTTATTACGTTGGTTAATGAAGTAATATCCAATAACCAGTAATATCGTGAATAAGAATATAAGCGTTGACAGGGCATTAATTGATAGTGAAACCCCTTGTCTAGCGCGGGAATAGATTTCCACTGCTAATGTAGAGTATCCATTACCTGTTACAAAGAATGTAACCGCAAAATCATCTAAGGAATAAGTTAATGCCATAAAGAATCCTGCAAAAATACCCGATTTAATAAATGGCATAATAACACGAGCAATAACATGCCATGTACTCGCTCCTAGATCACGTGCAGCGTCAATTAAGGAATCGTTCATTTCCTGTAGCTTTGGTAGCACCATAATAACTACAATCGGAATACTAAATGCAATATGAGAAAGCAATACCGATACAAACCCAAGCTTCACACCTACGATTGTAAACAAAATTAGGAACGAGGCTCCAATAATAACATCTGGACTAACGATCAAAACATTGTTAAGCGTAAGCAATGTTTGTTTGGACTTACTACGCATAAAGTGAATCGCAATTGCACCAAACACGCCAATAATCGTGGAAATGGCTGCTGATAATAGCGCAATAACGAATGTATTCAACACGATTATTAATAGACGCGTATCTTGCATCACTTCTTTGTAATGATCTAATGTGAACCCTTCAAAGCCTGTCATTGTTCCACCGCTGTTAAAGGAATACACCATTAGATAGACAATTGGAGCATACAGCACGATGAATACTGCAATGAGATATATACGAGAGAACTTTAATTTATCGTTTAACAAGAACTATCCCTCGCTTCCTAAGACCCATGAGCAACATAACAACGACCATGATAATAATTAAGAAAACGGCAATTGTTGCCCCCATTCCCCAGTCTTGTGTCACTAGGAAATGCTGTTCAATAGCAGTACCAAGCGTAATTACTCTATTCCCAGCTATTAAACGAGTAAGCATGAACAGTGACAGCGCAGGAATAAATACGGCAATACAACCTGCCTTAACACCATCTAAAGTTAGAGGGAAAATAACTTTGCGAAATGTCCCCATTGAGGACGCACCGAGATCTCTTGCTGCATAGATAAGAGATGGATTCATTTTCTCTAATGCATTGTAGATCGGTAAGATCATAAACGGAATAAAGATATATACCGATACAAAAATAAAACTGAAATCGGTAAATAAGATTTGACGATTTCCAATACCAATCGTTTCAAGCACTGCATTGACCACACCATACGTACCAAATATACCGATAAATGCGTATGCTTTTAACAACAGGTTAATCCAGCTAGGTAATATGATCAGTAATAGCCATAATGACTTATGCTTCGTTTTTGTCAATAAATAGGCCGTAGGATACGCAATTGCCAGTGAGAATATTGTTATGAGCAATGCATACCAAAATGAGCTCAATGTCATCTTCATATAGACTGGTGTGAAGAACTTTTGATAATTTTCAAATGTGAATGCTCCTTCAACATTAAAGAAAGAGTAATACACGATTAGAATAATCGGAGCTATTACGAATAAAACAATCCATAAAAAATAAGGAACCAAATATATATTGCGAGTTCTAGCTTCCATGATTCATCTCCTTAGTTGGAGACGCTAACTCCTTATGATCAACTTCACTATCTTCATATGATTCCAGTCGTTTATCAAATTCTTCTTCTGTCTCACCTAGTCTCATAACGTGAATGGCTTCTGGCTCAAAATATAGACCAATACGTTCTCCAACAGTTGCTTTCCGAGTACTATGTACTAGCCATTCATTGTTATTATCATCATAACAACAAATTTCATAATGTACGCCACGGAACAACTGTGAATCTACACGAGCATGAAGTTGACTACGATCCAAGCCAACGATTTCAATATCTTCAGGACGAATAACAATATCAACCGTTTCATTGACATTTAATCCTTGGTCCACGCATGGAACAACTGTGTCAGATATCTCTACCTCAAAGTCTTTAATCATCTTACCCTTTACAATATTTGATTCTCCGATAAAATCAGCGACAAATCGGTTAATCGGCTCATCATAAATATCGATTGGTGTACCAGACTGTTGAATAATACCACCATTTAATACGAAGATTTCATCAGACATCGCCAATGCCTCTTCTTGGTCATGTGTAACAAATATGAAAGTAATACCTAATCTACGTTGTAGTTCACGTAATTCATATTGCATCTCAGTTCTTAACTTGAGATCTAATGCAGATAACGGTTCATCCAACAACAATATCTGAGGCTCATTCACTATAGCTCGTGCAATCGCAACACGTTGACGTTGACCGCCTGA includes:
- a CDS encoding Glu/Leu/Phe/Val dehydrogenase, which encodes MTVSVIQETLNPYEIAQQQVDAAAALLNLPEHISDVLKRPMRVLTVNFPIKMDDGSVRVFEGYRSQHNDAIGPTKGGIRFHPDVTLDEVKALSMWMSFKCGVVGLPYGGGKGGVICNPREHSKGELERISRGFMEAIAAFVGPQKDIPAPDVYTNAQTMGWMMDTYSKLAGVNSPGVITGKPLILGGSKGRNEATAQGCVYTILASLEDMGKTASEATVAIQGFGNAGRIAARLLDEAGCKVVAVSDSKGGIYDPNGLDLAKVGELKDNASILDYGKEFHISNEALLELDVTVLIPAALENVITSSNAAAIKATIVAEAANGPTTPEADRVLTEKGIIVIPDVLANAGGVTVSYFEWVQNLMNYYWSEEEVLEKLEVIMINSYKEVRDLAKEYNVNLRKAAYMIAIKRISAAMEARGWV
- a CDS encoding ABC transporter substrate-binding protein — translated: MKQISRMFILVFVVCFALIYLVNYMNRSEGYSGNNTLTIYNWGDYIDPELIERFESETGIKVIYQTFDSNEAMMTKIKQGGTTFDISIPSEYALDKMKAEGLLLPIDHNQLPNLKNIDPNFLDLSFDPNNEYSIPYFWGTVGVVYNPELVGDLTFESWDDLWNEQLDNKVFLLDGAREVIGMGLNSLGYSLNDTNEEHLQEALKKLSQLTPNVKAIVGDEIKMLMANEEAAAALVWSGDAREIMDENEKLDYIVPSEGSNLWFDNIVIPSTARNIEGAHQFINFMLDPEVAAQNTDYVGYSTPNDAALELLDEEISSDERFYPDEELTSRLEVYENLGPRMLSHYNELFLEFKMHRK
- a CDS encoding ABC transporter permease; protein product: MLNDKLKFSRIYLIAVFIVLYAPIVYLMVYSFNSGGTMTGFEGFTLDHYKEVMQDTRLLIIVLNTFVIALLSAAISTIIGVFGAIAIHFMRSKSKQTLLTLNNVLIVSPDVIIGASFLILFTIVGVKLGFVSVLLSHIAFSIPIVVIMVLPKLQEMNDSLIDAARDLGASTWHVIARVIMPFIKSGIFAGFFMALTYSLDDFAVTFFVTGNGYSTLAVEIYSRARQGVSLSINALSTLIFLFTILLVIGYYFINQRNNRLEDKGAKQ
- a CDS encoding ABC transporter permease, with translation MEARTRNIYLVPYFLWIVLFVIAPIILIVYYSFFNVEGAFTFENYQKFFTPVYMKMTLSSFWYALLITIFSLAIAYPTAYLLTKTKHKSLWLLLIILPSWINLLLKAYAFIGIFGTYGVVNAVLETIGIGNRQILFTDFSFIFVSVYIFIPFMILPIYNALEKMNPSLIYAARDLGASSMGTFRKVIFPLTLDGVKAGCIAVFIPALSLFMLTRLIAGNRVITLGTAIEQHFLVTQDWGMGATIAVFLIIIMVVVMLLMGLRKRGIVLVKR
- a CDS encoding ABC transporter ATP-binding protein, translating into MEETIIRFEGVSKQYDERDPAVLKNVSFEIERGKFYTLLGPSGCGKTTILRLIAGFTAPSQGNIYFNGKVINNLPANERQVNTVFQDYALFPHLNVFENVAFGLRIKKMKEVVIKEKVAEALKFVNLAGYENREITEMSGGQRQRVAIARAIVNEPQILLLDEPLSALDLKLRTEMQYELRELQRRLGITFIFVTHDQEEALAMSDEIFVLNGGIIQQSGTPIDIYDEPINRFVADFIGESNIVKGKMIKDFEVEISDTVVPCVDQGLNVNETVDIVIRPEDIEIVGLDRSQLHARVDSQLFRGVHYEICCYDDNNNEWLVHSTRKATVGERIGLYFEPEAIHVMRLGETEEEFDKRLESYEDSEVDHKELASPTKEMNHGS